In Setaria italica strain Yugu1 chromosome IX, Setaria_italica_v2.0, whole genome shotgun sequence, the genomic stretch GTCCGTTTGTAACTTTGTATGGATTTTCAGAAGGCAAACATTCCAGGTGCCAGGAGGTAATCTTAAGGCGTCAATCAGTGACCATTTCCCTATCTTCTTCGTTCTAAATTTGTTAGATGGGTATTCCTTTCCAGGCATGTGTTAACACACATAAAAACAGAGGGCATTACCTTCCAAAACACAAAGATCATTAACATAACTGTATCTTGGCATCTTGCAGTGGCAAGTACCAGAAACTAAAGCCTGTGATCTTGCATGTTTCCACTTCCTTTAATTGTATggtttttttaataatggaagaTAATATTTCGACTTCAGATAGACCACCAACATTACAAAGGGGCACATATTTCAAAAGTATTAGAAGATATAATGTACcaaaggaaaataataaaatataagaaaaagaaaaactcaaaatcTATAACAGCTACTTAGTAATCTCCATATACATCTTGTTTCATTAACCGACTTCTCCTCAGCAGGTGAAATCAAAACCAAAGCATGAGCCAATCTACCAATAGGGAAGAGAAGCAACTCCATCTGCTGATTGACGCTCTGACCATAAAATCAGGACCGCAGCAAAAGCATCCACACTTCTACTAACATAGGCAGTGGGGATAAGCAAGATATCATTAGTTGTTGAAGACTTCGAGTTGGGCAACCACAGTACCTGCACGAAGTACACCACCACTCAAAATCTCCAAAACGACGGTGGAGGCCTCCACCGAGAAAACAACGAtggtcgctgccgccgctgcctgctAGGACAAAGTTTTCACCTGGAGACTTAGTGATGGGGTGGGTTTGAAACAAAGTGATGGCACCCTCAAGAAGGAAAACGGCACCCAAAGGTGTCGTCGCCACCGAAACCGGCTAAGGCCAGCATGACTTTCACCATCGCACCCTAGCCCactatcggccatacatctacGGGCCCACCGgcaggtttggacagtcctacaatatagggctgtacaccgagacgtgtcagacatggagactatggtgcaggacggcatggtctatgtggaggacaagaactagttgaggattaggaaactactcgtagtaattagagtaggactctctagttgaattcgactagtactcttgtaaaacaaccgacctgtaatcctgcccccggcaatataaggtgaagcagggaccccctccaaacatcatcaatcaatacaatccaaccaatacacaggacgtagggtattatgcgacataagtggttcgaacctgtctaaatcgtgtattcgagttcaccttcgagtttttaATCTTCGATGATCCCCACGCAtaaaaacactacctcgggtacccccctcggtaggttgccggatctAAACACCAACACCCACCACAACACAGCCCAAAAGGTCGACGAAATGCGTCCCATACCACACCATCACCGATCATTGGAGGCCGAAGCACCTTAAACCTGATGTTGACAAATTACGTCCCATACCACACACGTCACACGACGAGGTCCTAAGAACCTATTGCAAGCATGACGTTCGTGAATGTAATTACCAGAGTCCACGCTGCGACATCGACAACCAACCAGCCATCCTCCCCCGGTAAGGTTGAGCAGATCCATTCGCACGACCACCGCACCAACCAAGCGAAGAATCAGGATGAGCCGCCACGACACCGTACGTGGAGAGAGCAACCAACCCCACTGCAAGCAAGGACGTCGGTGCCAGATCCACACGAAGCAGATCTGAGCACCTGATGACCAGCGCCACGAGGGGAGCtgtgcttcagctcctgcaacGTACCAGCTCTCCCGGCAGGCCCTGGTTGCCACACCTTCAGCACATTGCTTCGTGCCCCTTTCAGCGTGTGGAGAagacggcggcagcagcggcaagCCGCCCATCGTTGGCCACGCCCACGAGCGGCCACCAACACATCCTTCTGTCGTAGATCTGGTTCGAGGATCGCCGGATCCGATCTCATCAGTGTTGGATCTGCGGCCTCTTCGCACCGTCCCAGCTCGACGCGTGAGGCGTGCTCTGGTCGAGATGCCTTGCCGTCACCTTCCTCACCAGccgcgaggagaggaggaagagggtgaggggctggaggcggcggcgcgagggagcCCCCGGTCGCCTTGCAGAAGCGACGTGGGGGCAGGACTTAGTTATTAGTTTAATTGTATGGTATATCAACAAAGAATGTTGTATATAACAAGGAGCGGTAAGATATGCTTTAGATGTGTATGTGTTATGATTACCCCCTAAAGTAAACCATGGATTCCTTTGCGTAAACAGTAATTAACGTTCTGAATGTATGTACACACATCACTACATCAGTATCTCATACTGCCTTTGGCTCCTGTGGCATCTTAGTGATCTCTGACTGCACTGAATACTGATGGCATGCACCGAACCACATCCCCGATCTTGCTTTATTTGCAGAGGTGCTTATTGCTTCCATGCTGTCACTGTACAATATAAACACATATCTTGATGATCCGCGCGCCGGTGGTTGCTCCGCCCCTCAGTCGTTCTTGgcttggccgccgccgggctTGTTCTTGGCGCCGAACGCCACGAGCCagaggaggacgacggcgagcagGACGTTCAGCACCACCTGCCGGTTCCTGCTCAGGCCCCTGGCGAGCCGCAGCACCGGGTGCTGCtcctcccgccgcgccgccacgcgCCCGATgttccagccgccgccgccgtcgccgtccccgaTCTCGCATTCTCCTTGCAGCGCGTCCTCGTACATCTCCGCCGCCGGGTGCTTCCCGCTGCTGCtcccggcgcctcctccggcgGGGGGGCGCGGCACCTGGACGTAGAGCATGCCCTTGTCGAGCTGGACCTTGATCTCCGCCGCATCGCAGCCGGCGGGGAGGTCGAACCGCTTGGTGAAGTGGCACCACTGCCGGCCGCCCCCGTCGACGGCGCGCTCGCCGCTGACCTTGAGGCTCCCCGCCGGCTCCACCTGCACCTTCAGGTGCTCCTTGCCGAACCCTGCatccacgacgacgacgacgacggcaacaTGGATGCCATGCCACCGTCCATCATCAGCTGACATCCGTGcgagtaaaagggaaaaaaacactAGCCAATTGACAACGGTTGCCGGTCGCCGTGTACCTGTGACGTCGACGACGAGCGTGTCGAACTCGCCCCCGTGAACCCACTCGCTGTGCGGATCGATCTCGGCGAGGACGCGAGGCCGACGCACCGCTTccatttcctcctcctcttgctcgATTTCTCTGTGCTGGCTCGTCGCTTGGATGAGAGACAAGCTGCGCACAGCGGCAAAGGTTATATAGACGCGGGGTTTGCATTGGGGTAGTAAAACAATTGGGGCGTGAGATGTAAGGCATGCCTCCGCCTATATCACCGGCCTATCGAtcggggaagaagatgaaggaaagCAAAGGATACCTGACCCGGGCAGCATGCCCATCGATGGGGCCTGCTGTTGGGTAACAGGGGTCTCACATGCATTGCTTCTGTGTAGTGCACTCGGATTTTGCTTCACCTGGACGCTAATGCGTTGATGCATATTCATATTTCTCTTGATATAAATTCCAGTTTTTTTATCACCTGGAAAGGAAAGTCTGGGGTAGGGGACAAGAGATTCTTGGAAGATGATGATAAAAAAAGGTGCCTGAACAGGAATCCTGAAATCCAATGAAGCCCAACAATTTCTTACGTATTTATTTGTTCAGAAAGTACTACATAATTACTATCGATTTGCAGTGGATAACATGCTGAAAATTTTAGATACAAAACCATAATACAGATTTGTCCAACATTAGTTAGTTGCCTCACAAATTTGTGAATTCGTCGATAATTACCTCAGGACTTTGGGTTGCAACTCATGTTTATTCAGGTAATACATGTCGATACTGTTTATTCAGGTTTGCATCGAAATTCATTTTAATAAACCTAAAGAAATTCAAGATAATCCAAAGATACAAAAGACAAACATGTCATTTAAATGAATAAATAGTCAAACCCATAAGAACTCCAAAAAAATGTATTTCTCACCCCTCAAGTATTATTGCAAAAGTGTAACATTCATCcctcatattttatttggtgcaaatcaaccccttaaTTACTAAACCGGTGCATTATCACCCCCACCTTATTTTAGTGATGGTTTAGTGTCACATAAAATTGATTTAGGCTATGTAATCATCATACTAATCACTACTTAGCTATGTCTAATGTTGAGTCAATCGCTATAATAGTTCAACGTGCTTCGATTCTGTTAATTTTTTCGATAAAATTTTTATGTGGTAGCCAATTTAGAGGATTTGTTAAATTTTTTGTAGGTTTTATTTATATCTTCAAATCAGCATATTACACATCTATTAATGATTAGTCAAATAATTATATGGCATAAACCACTATTAGATGCTACAAAACTattgttaaactaaggtggCCATGAAAAATGCCTCGATTTAATTAGTTAAGGTTTTAATTTGCACCAAATGGAATATGAGGGATGAATGTTACACTTTTGCAATACCTGAGAGATTAAAAATACACTTTTGTCCTAAGAACTCTAATACCACTCTTACTCAAATAACTCACTTTGGAAGTGATATCACAATTAAGTTCATTGATTCCGACCTGAGCATTTTAGGTTCGCCGAGCCCGCTGAGATTTGTTGTCGAACTGTGCTTTTTAGTGAAAACTAAatccaaaaaatatgaaattaaagGGCTTCTgacctagtggttagagcacctgagcaGCATCCAGCGGGTCTGGATTCGACTGCCTGTGGAGCGAATCGAACAGATCTggaataaaaattatataaaaaataggttGAAGCTTCACCTATTGACTTCGgtagaaaaaaaatttcaaaaaattagGTCAACCCAAGTCCACCCAaacaatttattttcttattttgctACTAAAAAGAACCAGAAGCACGAGCCTAGCCCGAAAAGTAGGGCCATAGGATGTTCTTGGGCACAAATTTTCGCTCCGAGACAAACCACACTATTTTCAGTTTGTTagattttttataatgaaatatGGATGTCCATACTCACATTTTTGGCTAATTATGTTTTTAGAGATAAGAGACGTGCCTATCAAATCTCAAATTTAATAATCAACCTTTTTCAGCAAGCTCATCTTGGAAACACGAAATAAATCCTTTTTGTTCGCTCAGCATTTGACACATCACACACATCAATACATAAGAGTCTGTCATGCATGCGACCGGCATGTTCATCAGGCTTCGCACTCATATCACTAGCCTGCTGGCGAGGAGGAAATACCATGGAATATTGCACGCACTCAATTCCTCGCCGTTCATGGCCAAAGGCTGTACTTGACATAGATGCCGAGGCTGATcaggacgagcaccacgccgagcacGGTGGTCGCCATCTTCCTCCGGCCATGGAGGAAGCCGTAGTCTTGGCGCGACGGCGAAGCGGGCGTCAACACCTCCCCTTCCCCACTCGCGGCGTCGTCACGGCCGCCGTCATCTTTCGCGGAGCTCGTCACGCGCTGCCTCATTTCTTGCTTCTGCACcgcttcctctttcttctcccCCTCGTCGTCCGCTCCTCCCCCTCGTGCGGCACGCCCATCACCGTCTTGCTGATGTTGCgcagcgcggccggcggcgtcttTCTGGTCTTGGGCGCTGGCAGCGGCTGCGggcttcaccgccgccggcggggacggGTCCTgttgtccggcggcggcgccggcctcgaCCCGGACGGGTTCGGGCGCGACGCCGGGCATGGTGACTAGGACGACGCCGTCCACGAACTTGGCGTGGATGGCCTTGACGTCGCAGTCGTCGGGGACGCGGAGCTCGAGGCGGAAGCGGCTCCAGCGGttgccggcgacggggcgctCCCCGCGCACGATCAGGCGCCGGTGGTTGCGGACCATCTGCACCCGGACTTGCTCCTTGTTGTACCCTGTCAATGTCACGCTCAGCTCAAGATGGTGTATGGGAGAACGAGATGCGAGGATATGCAAAGCATGTGTGTCTATGGACACCGGCGTGCTTGCCTGCGGCGGAGAGGTCGATGGAGAGCGTGTGGGTCGCCGGCTCGCTGACCATGCTGTGCGGAGGCACGAAGTCCTCGAACACGCGGCCGTTGGAATCCATGGAGGATCAGCAGAGTGTACCGATCGACGACGAACGAACGGATCAACGAAATGATCAGTAGAGTAGAGCTGATGGTATGCAAGGTGCAGTTGATTGAATTGAAAACAAGGAAGATTGGTGACCGGGTATATATACACTAGGCATTCCTGGAGGATGATCGATCAGGAGCAGTGCCGACCGAGAGGAGGGATCGCTTGACGGGGAGGTAATTTCGCAGGTGGGGTTTGGGTAATTCCGGTGGGAGAATGAGGGCCGATAGCCCGATACCTTGTCCCTCGCACCGGACCACGTCTTCCCCAGGATCACGTATGCCTCCCTGCATCTGCAAGACTGAGACTGCCCGTCCACCGTCCACGGACGCTGAAGCACGGTGGTCGCACGCTGTCatttctccctctccctcccggAGCACTGAGTAGTGCTTAGACTATAGAGAAGCAGAGCTATGGGCCTACGGCAGCCCAAAGTTTGAAGCCCGTATTGGCACCTACAAGGCCTGTTTAGGCCACGGTGCGTGTGAGTttcgtcttcatcttccttacggAAGAGGAAATTCGGCTTTCCTATGTGCTTCCGGAAGCCAGTTTCTTATATGACTTCCGGTGCTGCATGTGATGCTGCCCATACGATTTGCTACTGCTTCTCctttctctccctctcgctTTTGCTCGCTCGTGCCATCGCCGACTACTTTGTCTGGCTCGCCCTAGCCGCCGAAGCCTTCAAATAGGTGGGAGGTGggggagcggccggcggcgaggtcgccgctCGCCGGGGCGGTGGTCGAGGTCGGCGGGGTTAGGGTTAGGTTTTCTAGGTTCCGGGGCTTCTAATGGCCAGCGGccatagaggaggaggaggaggagattaaCGGTGGCGGCAACCCGGCGGCGGTAGTGGTTCGGCCAGTGGCGGAGTCGGCATGGGAGCACCACCGGCGAGCCGGGGTCGAACATTCGGTTGGCGGTGGCCAGCAACAAGGGTGAGGAAGTTCACCGGATTAGGAAGGTCGGCAATGGATGGTGGGTGGACGGCATGGCAACGCACCAGCCGCCAGCCGGGGCGGCAGAGGCAGGCACGGGGACGGGGTGGAGGCACGTCGAGGAAGAAAGGGTTTGTGCTgaggagaaaaggaggaggagatgggccTAAGAGGCCGGAAGCTATGGAGCTTAACCGGCTTCCGTGCATAGTGGCGGATCTAGAATGGGAAGGTAGAGGAGCCTGGCATGGCACGACACTCATTTAGGATCGGGTGTGGCGCTAATTTTCACAGCCCAAAAAAAATGAGCGGataataaaatgaattaaatttACACTAGAAAATGATGGGCAGCCCGGTCTGAGCCCGACCTGAATTAGGCCCAATTTTGTTGGCCTGATAGGGTTAATGGGCGAGCTTGGGTGGAGATTTTAGGTCCAAAAGAAACCGGGCTTTTTGATGGCCCAGCTTGAGCCCGACCCAGCCTGAGGTTTGCTCAGGTCTTTGCGCCATGAGCCCCCAGAGAAATTAGTCTGCTCTTATATTACAGCGCGACAACATCAATGCTCCCCTTCCTGCACCTCAAGGTGAGTTTGTTAACCAGTATAAAGATTTGTTTGTTTTAGTTCTTCAAGGTGCTTCCTCCTCCTACATCAATGCCAAGCATCGATCAGAGAATGCCACAACTTTAAGTCATTCAAGTTTTTATCCATAATTTCATCTCCTCTAGTTTTAGTTTTTATTGCATACTAAGTTGAGTTCAATGAGTGTATTATTCTATCTTTATGatctttgtttatttattcaACTGAAATTGAAATAAGATCCGATTATTTCTTGACAGTAGCTACAAAACAGGGTAGATAGGTTCTTACTATTGGTCAAAAAGTGATTGAAATATGCTAAACGTAGCCGGTTAATGCAATACATGTTTGACAAAAATCAAAAAATTTGCAATAATTACATGACATACTGTGTTTTCTCTAGATGGAAAATTTGACTAACTGGAACAAAAACATCGATTTTCTACTTAGATGCTCTCTTGTTGATGTGTCTTGAGCATACAATTGTGAAATGGTCCAGAACATCAGGACACTATTGCTGAAAACTAAAGCTATATTAGATGATGATTTTATTGAAAATTGGTTGCTTGAGAAGGAACAACAATCCACTTAGACATATTTTGAGGTATATACtaaaaaaaatttgagttatggatTGCTCCAAATGTACCAAAAGATCTCTACTAATGGAACGAAGTAACATTTGCTATTATAGGCTTATGCATCTCTTGATAAATGCCTTCCGGAGTGCATTGGAGCTATCTCGGTGCTGCATGAAAATGATTTTTCAAGAACGGTTCATGTTGTGATGAAATATTAAAAAAGAAATTAGATGAAATGATGTGCAGATTACAAGTTCAACATCAGAAATGTGATCTAGATGATCTTCTCAAAGCTAACAGTAAGGCTATATGTCTGTTGAAAAATCGGCACACCAACTTTAACACCGACTTCCTAGATGTGGCACCAAAGTACTATAATaccacttcttctgtggaccCTTACCCATACTATTCCGAGGAGACCTTCACACTGACACCAACACGGAAGACCAACTCTCTATAGGGGAACTCAAACCTTTATTCACAACTCAACTTGATACAAGACTCATTTTACTTTTTGTGTGGCTATCCTACCACTTTCTACTCATACCATCCTAGGGCATGTCTGCCATCTTCAAGTGGCCTCTACTTGACTTCCTTGGCTTTCTTGCCACAGTACGGGGAGGGAAGTCACCCCTTATATGTAGAGGACTCCATGGCTCATATGGTGTTTCCATGTGTCCATCTTATGCACTCTTTTACAATTCTAGATTTTTTTCGTCCTTATCCATTTTCTAAATAAGTCCTACCATGCAAAATATCTAACTTCTAGAGTATTCCATATGAAGCATGGCTACCTAAATATCTAACTTCTACACTCTTCCTACTTTACCAGGATCTTATCTTCATGCATggcaaagttagtctcttgTTATCTCCATAACTTTCTAGAATGTTCCA encodes the following:
- the LOC101760682 gene encoding 23.2 kDa heat shock protein, with the protein product MEAVRRPRVLAEIDPHSEWVHGGEFDTLVVDVTGFGKEHLKVQVEPAGSLKVSGERAVDGGGRQWCHFTKRFDLPAGCDAAEIKVQLDKGMLYVQVPRPPAGGGAGSSSGKHPAAEMYEDALQGECEIGDGDGGGGWNIGRVAARREEQHPVLRLARGLSRNRQVVLNVLLAVVLLWLVAFGAKNKPGGGQAKND
- the LOC101761086 gene encoding inactive protein RESTRICTED TEV MOVEMENT 2, yielding MDSNGRVFEDFVPPHSMVSEPATHTLSIDLSAAGYNKEQVRVQMVRNHRRLIVRGERPVAGNRWSRFRLELRVPDDCDVKAIHAKFVDGVVLVTMPGVAPEPVRVEAGAAAGQQDPSPPAAVKPAAAASAQDQKDAAGRAAQHQQDGDGRAARGGGADDEGEKKEEAVQKQEMRQRVTSSAKDDGGRDDAASGEGEVLTPASPSRQDYGFLHGRRKMATTVLGVVLVLISLGIYVKYSLWP